One Lysinibacillus sp. OF-1 DNA segment encodes these proteins:
- a CDS encoding single-stranded DNA-binding protein: MILSKKRWQVERPDATLVQALQNDLQLSAIAAKILAARGCETTAEAESLLNMTEANVHDPFLMYGMAEAVARIEQALENGQKILVYGDYDAGATRF; the protein is encoded by the coding sequence ATGATTCTATCGAAAAAAAGATGGCAGGTGGAGCGTCCAGATGCCACACTTGTACAAGCATTACAAAATGACTTACAACTTTCCGCGATTGCTGCAAAAATTTTAGCAGCACGAGGCTGTGAAACTACGGCTGAAGCAGAAAGCTTATTAAATATGACTGAAGCAAATGTCCATGACCCATTTCTTATGTACGGTATGGCTGAAGCAGTAGCACGAATTGAGCAAGCATTAGAAAATGGGCAGAAGATTTTAGTCTATGGCGATTATGATGCCGGTGCGACACGTTTCTAA